Proteins from a genomic interval of Clostridium scatologenes:
- a CDS encoding helix-hairpin-helix domain-containing protein, whose product MNKKKKIIGSIVILVIFTIFLITGYILSRPSKDLNTKEVFNDATVVESKDNKDMTIYINGEVKKPGVYKLKSGSRVQDLLNSAGGFNETADKTKLNLAKKLKDEDYIYVDKQNDKNPSASSGSNANSNVASDGKVNINTATKEQLKTVSGIGDVTAQKIIDYREKNGSFNSIEDLKKVGRIGDKSLEKIKDKIEVR is encoded by the coding sequence ATGAATAAAAAAAAGAAAATTATAGGTTCTATAGTCATTTTGGTCATATTTACAATATTTTTAATAACAGGATATATTTTATCAAGGCCATCAAAGGATTTGAATACTAAAGAAGTTTTTAATGATGCAACAGTTGTAGAAAGTAAAGATAATAAAGATATGACCATTTATATAAATGGAGAAGTTAAAAAACCAGGAGTTTACAAACTAAAGTCTGGAAGTCGAGTACAAGATTTACTAAATTCTGCAGGAGGATTTAATGAAACTGCAGATAAAACAAAATTAAATCTTGCAAAAAAACTTAAAGATGAAGACTATATATACGTAGATAAACAAAACGATAAAAATCCGTCAGCTTCTTCAGGAAGTAATGCAAATTCTAATGTAGCATCAGATGGAAAAGTGAATATAAATACTGCTACTAAAGAACAATTGAAGACTGTATCGGGAATAGGTGATGTGACAGCTCAAAAGATAATAGATTATAGAGAAAAAAATGGTTCATTTAATTCTATTGAGGATTTAAAGAAAGTTGGAAGAATAGGGGATAAGAGTTTAGAAAAAATTAAGGACAAAATAGAGGTTAGATAA
- the selD gene encoding selenide, water dikinase SelD, protein MSTTRLTQLTKTSGUAAKIGPETLEKILGKLPKMESENLIVGIETSDDAAVYKLNDEMAVIQTLDFFTPVVDDPYTFGQIAAANSLSDVYAMGGKPTVALNIVCFPTCISIDILGEILRGGADKVLESGAVVVGGHTVEDSEPKYGLSVMGLVHPDKILKNYGSRVGDVVIITKPLGIGIINTAIKGEVASKEAYNKAVKVMSTLNKYAGEIVAKYNLSACTDITGFGIMGHGYEMASSSEVTLKIYSDRIPYIEEAKEYAEMGLVPAGSYNNRNYINGKYELKNIPEWMKDILFDPQTSGGLLITCSKEEGEKIMKELLTLEMPSAVIGEVIEQQGENYIIVE, encoded by the coding sequence GTGTCTACAACAAGACTTACACAGTTAACAAAAACTTCTGGATGAGCAGCTAAAATAGGGCCGGAGACCCTAGAAAAGATTTTAGGAAAGCTGCCAAAAATGGAAAGTGAAAATTTAATAGTTGGAATAGAAACTTCTGATGATGCAGCAGTATATAAATTAAATGATGAAATGGCAGTAATTCAAACTTTAGATTTTTTTACTCCAGTAGTAGATGATCCTTATACTTTTGGACAGATAGCTGCGGCTAACTCATTAAGCGATGTATATGCTATGGGTGGGAAGCCAACAGTAGCTTTAAATATAGTTTGTTTTCCTACTTGCATATCTATAGATATTTTAGGAGAAATACTTAGAGGTGGAGCGGATAAGGTATTAGAATCAGGTGCAGTTGTAGTAGGAGGTCATACTGTAGAAGATAGTGAACCTAAGTATGGATTATCTGTTATGGGACTTGTTCATCCAGATAAAATTCTTAAAAATTATGGATCAAGAGTAGGAGATGTAGTTATAATAACAAAACCATTAGGAATAGGCATAATAAATACTGCCATAAAAGGAGAAGTAGCATCAAAGGAAGCTTACAACAAGGCAGTTAAAGTTATGTCAACTTTAAATAAGTATGCAGGAGAAATTGTAGCAAAGTATAATTTAAGTGCTTGTACAGATATAACAGGCTTTGGCATCATGGGACATGGATATGAAATGGCTTCTTCTTCAGAGGTTACTTTAAAAATTTATTCAGATAGAATACCTTATATAGAAGAAGCAAAGGAATATGCAGAAATGGGTTTAGTGCCTGCAGGCTCATATAACAATAGAAATTATATAAATGGGAAATATGAATTAAAAAATATACCTGAATGGATGAAAGATATATTGTTTGATCCTCAAACATCAGGTGGACTTTTAATTACATGCTCTAAGGAAGAAGGAGAAAAAATCATGAAAGAACTTCTTACTTTGGAAATGCCATCAGCTGTTATTGGAGAAGTTATAGAGCAGCAGGGTGAAAATTATATAATAGTTGAATAA
- the selA gene encoding L-seryl-tRNA(Sec) selenium transferase, translating to MEKKDLLRKLPKMDELLKEDIVMDRLNDTMRTLVIDSLRSSIDEYRESILKDKINDFEKEDILSKFQEILENSKEPNLKRVINATGVVIHTNLGRSILSKEAVENVISVAANYNNLEYDLKKGQRGSRYSHVEELIKKVTGAEAALVVNNNAAAVMLVLNTLCKDKEAIVSRGQLVEIGGSFRVPDVMTFSGASLVEVGTTNRTHLYDYENNINENTGVLLKVHTSNFKILGFTEDVSLEELVALGKDKSIPVIEDIGSGTLVDFSKYNFVYEPTVQESIRRGVDVVTFSGDKMLGGPQAGIIVGKKEFVNKMKKNQLTRALRIDKMTLAALEGTIKYYLDEKEAIEKIPTLHMILSSKDEHKKRAYSLKRKLQNKNKEFKFYVEEDYSMVGGGSMPIEKIPTYVIKVKSNKYKPEELEVMLRKNKVPIIVRVSNDEVIMDVRTMFDEDFNTVAETFSNF from the coding sequence TTGGAAAAAAAAGATTTATTAAGAAAATTACCTAAAATGGATGAGCTTTTAAAAGAAGACATAGTGATGGATAGATTAAATGATACCATGAGAACATTAGTTATAGATTCACTAAGGTCTTCTATAGATGAATATAGAGAGAGTATATTAAAAGATAAAATAAATGACTTTGAAAAAGAAGATATATTATCAAAGTTTCAAGAGATTTTAGAAAATAGTAAAGAACCAAACCTTAAAAGAGTAATAAATGCTACAGGAGTAGTTATACATACTAATTTAGGAAGATCAATACTTTCTAAAGAAGCTGTAGAAAACGTTATATCAGTAGCAGCAAATTACAATAACCTAGAATATGATCTAAAAAAAGGTCAAAGAGGTTCCAGATATAGTCATGTAGAGGAACTCATAAAAAAAGTAACAGGTGCAGAAGCAGCTCTAGTTGTAAATAATAATGCAGCAGCTGTAATGCTGGTTTTAAATACGTTATGTAAGGATAAGGAAGCCATAGTTTCTCGTGGCCAACTTGTAGAAATAGGAGGGTCTTTTAGAGTTCCAGATGTAATGACTTTTAGTGGTGCCAGCCTTGTGGAAGTTGGAACTACAAATAGAACTCATTTATATGATTATGAAAATAATATAAATGAAAATACAGGAGTTTTACTTAAGGTTCATACATCAAATTTTAAAATACTTGGATTTACAGAGGACGTTTCATTAGAAGAATTAGTAGCACTTGGAAAAGATAAGTCTATACCTGTAATTGAAGATATAGGTAGTGGAACTTTAGTTGATTTTTCAAAATATAATTTTGTATATGAACCTACAGTTCAGGAAAGTATACGAAGAGGTGTAGATGTAGTTACCTTCAGTGGAGATAAAATGCTTGGAGGACCTCAGGCAGGAATAATTGTAGGAAAAAAAGAATTTGTAAATAAGATGAAGAAAAATCAACTTACCAGGGCACTAAGAATAGACAAAATGACATTAGCTGCTTTAGAGGGTACCATCAAATATTATTTAGATGAAAAAGAAGCAATAGAAAAAATACCTACTCTTCATATGATATTAAGTAGTAAAGATGAGCATAAAAAAAGAGCCTATTCACTAAAAAGAAAACTTCAAAATAAAAACAAGGAATTTAAATTTTATGTAGAAGAAGATTATTCTATGGTAGGTGGAGGATCTATGCCTATAGAAAAAATTCCAACCTATGTTATAAAGGTTAAAAGTAATAAATACAAACCTGAAGAATTGGAAGTTATGTTAAGAAAAAATAAGGTTCCAATAATAGTAAGGGTATCTAATGATGAAGTTATTATGGATGTAAGAACTATGTTTGATGAAGATTTTAATACTGTTGCTGAAACATTTAGTAACTTCTAA
- the selB gene encoding selenocysteine-specific translation elongation factor: protein MKHIIIGTAGHIDHGKTTLIKALTGRETDTLREEKERGISINLGFTFFDLPSGRRAGIIDVPGHEKFIKNMLAGVSGIDIVIMVIAADEGIMPQTREHFEILQLLNIKRGLIALTKSDLVDEEWISMIKEDIKEEFKGTFLENAPIHTVSSKTKVGLDSLIKDVDELTEEVDAKDTQGHFRLPVDRVFSVSGFGTIVTGTVISGMIKEGENIEIYPSKEVSKVRGIQVHDKSVKTAEAGQRCAINIANIKTSAVKRGDVIAAANLMEPSLMIDCKLYYLKSASRPLENRQRVRVYHGTSEIICRVVILDKEELNQGEEAYVQLRLEKPLTAQRNDRFVIRSYSPMYTIGGGSIIDPLAKKAKRFDKKYLEELKVKESGKTENIIENNVKKLSDQYPKVSDILKALGKNEEQIGEKLQLLVDENKILRFDTGDKAVYVHKEYIGNKVNIMCDLLEKFHKENPLKWGISKEEIKNKVFKGIKQKIYDEMLDLFVKDNKISIHGSFISLEGFAIKYTKEQENTRDNIIKAFKVAKFSPPKYSELEEKQEDKKSFKIIFDSLLDEGIIVKVSEDCLFLKEDYDKVKELIVNFININGSLTLAQLRDELNTSRKYAMALIEHFDGIKLTKRVDDKRVLY from the coding sequence ATGAAGCATATTATAATAGGTACAGCAGGCCATATAGATCATGGTAAAACAACTCTTATAAAGGCTTTGACGGGAAGAGAAACGGATACTTTAAGAGAAGAAAAGGAAAGAGGTATATCCATAAATTTAGGATTCACGTTTTTTGATTTACCTTCAGGAAGAAGAGCAGGTATTATAGATGTTCCAGGTCATGAAAAATTTATAAAAAATATGCTGGCTGGTGTAAGCGGTATAGATATAGTAATAATGGTAATTGCAGCAGATGAAGGTATAATGCCTCAAACAAGGGAACATTTTGAAATACTTCAACTTTTAAATATAAAAAGAGGGCTAATTGCACTTACAAAATCAGATTTAGTAGATGAAGAATGGATTTCTATGATTAAAGAGGATATAAAAGAAGAATTTAAAGGTACATTTTTGGAAAATGCACCTATACATACAGTTTCTTCTAAAACAAAAGTTGGATTGGATTCATTAATAAAGGATGTAGATGAACTTACAGAAGAAGTTGATGCAAAGGATACTCAAGGACATTTTAGACTCCCTGTGGATAGAGTTTTTTCAGTAAGTGGATTTGGAACTATAGTTACAGGTACCGTGATTAGTGGAATGATCAAAGAGGGGGAAAATATAGAAATTTATCCTTCTAAGGAAGTATCAAAGGTAAGGGGAATTCAAGTACATGATAAATCCGTAAAAACAGCAGAAGCAGGACAAAGATGTGCCATAAATATAGCTAATATAAAAACTAGTGCTGTAAAAAGAGGAGATGTAATTGCTGCTGCAAATTTAATGGAACCTTCCCTTATGATAGATTGTAAGCTGTACTATTTAAAAAGTGCATCCAGGCCTTTAGAAAATAGACAGAGGGTTAGAGTTTATCATGGAACTAGTGAGATAATATGTAGAGTTGTGATATTGGATAAGGAAGAGTTAAATCAAGGAGAAGAAGCTTATGTTCAATTAAGATTGGAGAAGCCTTTAACAGCTCAAAGAAATGATAGATTTGTAATAAGAAGTTATTCTCCAATGTATACCATAGGCGGTGGGTCTATAATAGATCCTTTAGCTAAAAAAGCAAAAAGATTTGATAAAAAGTACTTGGAAGAATTAAAGGTAAAAGAAAGCGGTAAAACTGAAAATATAATTGAAAACAATGTTAAAAAGTTAAGTGATCAGTATCCTAAGGTTTCTGATATACTTAAAGCTTTAGGGAAAAATGAAGAACAGATTGGAGAAAAACTCCAGCTGCTTGTAGATGAAAATAAAATATTAAGATTTGATACAGGAGATAAAGCTGTATATGTTCACAAAGAGTATATAGGTAATAAAGTAAATATCATGTGTGATTTATTAGAAAAATTCCACAAAGAAAATCCTTTAAAATGGGGAATATCTAAAGAAGAAATAAAAAACAAAGTATTTAAAGGAATAAAACAAAAAATATATGATGAAATGTTGGATTTGTTTGTTAAGGATAATAAAATAAGCATACATGGCAGTTTTATTTCATTAGAAGGGTTCGCTATAAAATATACTAAGGAGCAGGAGAATACAAGGGATAACATTATAAAGGCATTTAAAGTTGCTAAATTTTCTCCTCCTAAGTATAGTGAACTAGAAGAAAAACAAGAAGATAAGAAAAGCTTTAAAATAATATTTGATTCCTTATTAGATGAAGGTATTATAGTTAAAGTATCAGAGGATTGCTTATTCTTGAAAGAGGATTATGATAAGGTTAAGGAACTTATAGTTAATTTTATAAACATCAATGGAAGTTTAACTTTAGCTCAGCTTAGAGACGAGCTTAATACAAGCAGAAAGTATGCTATGGCACTAATAGAACATTTTGATGGAATAAAATTGACCAAAAGAGTAGATGATAAGAGAGTACTTTATTAA